A window of Formosa sp. Hel1_31_208 contains these coding sequences:
- a CDS encoding LytTR family DNA-binding domain-containing protein → MTKNQTISCLIVDDEAIARDIISAHLSHFDTIKIIGRCANALEAFDFINKHDIDLVFLDINMPEISGISFAKSINPQIKVIFTTAYRDYAVEGFELRAVDYLLKPISFDRFEKALNSYYSLQSNRVQPQTANTNNSDFMFVRSERKMIKIDYNTIIYIESYSDYLKIHLQDSIIITRETISATEAKLPKQQFLRIHRSFIIALAHIQSFTHEHITINDIALPMSRSYKKEVLAHLEKF, encoded by the coding sequence ATGACTAAAAATCAGACCATTTCCTGCTTAATTGTAGATGATGAAGCCATTGCAAGAGATATCATTTCTGCTCATCTATCTCATTTTGATACTATTAAAATTATTGGTCGTTGCGCCAATGCTTTGGAAGCTTTTGACTTCATAAATAAACATGATATTGATTTGGTGTTTTTAGACATCAATATGCCTGAAATCTCAGGAATTTCTTTTGCCAAATCTATAAATCCACAGATAAAAGTCATCTTTACAACAGCTTATAGAGATTATGCTGTAGAGGGCTTTGAACTGAGAGCTGTTGACTATTTATTAAAGCCTATTTCTTTTGACCGTTTTGAAAAAGCGCTCAATTCGTATTACAGTCTGCAAAGTAATCGTGTTCAACCCCAAACTGCAAACACCAACAATTCTGACTTTATGTTTGTACGTTCAGAACGCAAGATGATCAAGATTGATTATAACACCATTATATATATAGAGAGTTATAGTGACTATCTTAAAATTCATTTGCAAGATTCTATAATAATCACTAGAGAGACTATTAGTGCTACCGAAGCCAAATTACCGAAACAGCAATTTTTAAGGATACACAGATCATTTATTATTGCCCTAGCACATATTCAATCCTTCACACATGAACATATCACGATTAATGATATTGCATTACCTATGAGCAGAAGTTATAAAAAAGAAGTACTGGCACATTTAGAGAAATTTTAA
- a CDS encoding DUF2721 domain-containing protein, which translates to MEELTLTTPALLFSAISLIMLAYTNRFLAYAAVIRNLHDKYLEKMDESLIQQIKNLKLRLNLTRWMQILGISSLLLCVLTMFLIYIDYHVLAVWIFGVALVLLILSLALLVKEIQISIHALSLHLKDIESHLKKK; encoded by the coding sequence ATGGAAGAACTCACACTCACAACACCTGCTTTATTATTTTCTGCGATATCATTAATTATGCTGGCCTATACCAATAGGTTTTTAGCGTATGCAGCTGTGATTAGAAATTTACATGATAAGTACCTGGAAAAGATGGATGAGTCTTTGATTCAGCAAATTAAAAATCTAAAACTAAGACTGAATCTCACAAGATGGATGCAAATTTTAGGAATTTCCAGTTTATTGTTATGTGTGTTGACAATGTTTTTAATTTACATTGATTATCATGTGCTAGCAGTTTGGATATTTGGTGTGGCCTTAGTATTGTTAATTCTGTCTTTAGCACTTTTAGTTAAAGAAATACAAATTTCAATACATGCCTTAAGTCTCCATTTAAAAGATATTGAAAGCCATTTGAAGAAAAAATAA
- the lpdA gene encoding dihydrolipoyl dehydrogenase, giving the protein MKSYDVAIIGSGPGGYVAAIRCAQLGMKTAIIEKYSTLGGTCLNVGCIPSKALLASSHHYEEATKHFEEHGIEIPGDIKVNLEKMIGRKQAVVDQTTGGIDFLMKKNNIDVYEGLGSFKDATHIKIDGKDAGEIEAKNIIIATGSKPSNLPFITLDKERVITSTEALKLKEIPKHMIIIGGGVIGLELGQVYRRLGAEVTVIEYMDRILPTMDAGLSKELNKVFKKAKFKMMMSHKVQSVERKGDEVIVKAENKKGEVVEFKGDYCLVSVGRRPHTEGLNAEAAGVKLNERGQIDVNEHLQTNVSNIYAIGDVIKGAMLAHKAEEEGVFVAETLAGQKPHIDYNLIPGVVYTWPEVAAVGKTEEELKEAGIEYKAGQFPFRALGRARAGGDLDGFVKILADKTTDEVLGVHMIGARCADLIAEAVVAMEYRASAEDISRMSHAHPTFAEAVKEAALAATDDRALHV; this is encoded by the coding sequence ATGAAATCATACGATGTAGCAATAATAGGTTCTGGTCCTGGTGGATACGTAGCAGCGATTCGTTGTGCGCAATTAGGCATGAAAACTGCAATAATTGAAAAATATTCGACACTTGGAGGGACATGTCTAAACGTGGGATGTATCCCAAGTAAAGCTCTTTTAGCATCTTCTCATCATTATGAAGAAGCAACCAAACATTTCGAAGAGCATGGTATTGAGATTCCTGGCGATATCAAAGTCAATCTTGAAAAAATGATTGGACGCAAACAGGCGGTTGTTGATCAAACTACAGGTGGTATTGATTTCCTAATGAAGAAAAATAATATCGATGTCTACGAAGGTTTAGGAAGTTTCAAAGACGCAACCCATATTAAGATTGACGGCAAAGATGCAGGAGAGATTGAAGCGAAAAATATCATTATCGCTACAGGTTCAAAACCATCAAACTTACCGTTTATCACTTTAGATAAAGAACGTGTTATCACATCTACTGAGGCTTTAAAACTTAAAGAAATCCCTAAGCACATGATCATTATTGGTGGTGGTGTGATTGGCCTGGAGCTCGGTCAAGTATATAGAAGATTAGGAGCAGAGGTGACGGTTATCGAGTACATGGACAGAATTTTACCTACAATGGATGCAGGGCTATCGAAAGAATTAAATAAAGTCTTTAAAAAGGCGAAGTTTAAAATGATGATGTCTCACAAAGTTCAGTCCGTTGAGCGCAAAGGTGATGAAGTCATCGTAAAAGCTGAAAACAAAAAAGGCGAAGTGGTAGAATTTAAAGGTGACTACTGTTTAGTGTCTGTTGGACGCCGACCTCATACAGAGGGTTTAAATGCGGAAGCAGCAGGTGTAAAATTAAATGAGAGAGGACAAATAGACGTTAATGAGCACTTACAAACTAACGTAAGTAATATTTATGCGATTGGAGATGTAATTAAAGGTGCCATGTTAGCCCATAAAGCTGAAGAGGAAGGTGTTTTTGTTGCTGAAACTTTAGCTGGACAAAAACCGCATATTGATTACAACTTAATTCCTGGTGTGGTTTATACATGGCCAGAAGTTGCAGCTGTAGGCAAAACCGAAGAAGAATTAAAAGAAGCTGGTATAGAATATAAAGCTGGGCAGTTTCCATTTAGAGCCTTAGGTCGCGCTAGAGCAGGAGGTGATTTGGATGGGTTTGTGAAAATATTAGCTGATAAAACAACCGATGAGGTTTTAGGCGTTCACATGATTGGTGCACGTTGTGCCGATTTGATTGCTGAAGCTGTTGTCGCAATGGAATATAGAGCATCTGCCGAAGATATTTCACGCATGTCACACGCGCATCCAACATTTGCAGAAGCTGTAAAAGAAGCGGCTCTTGCGGCTACTGATGATAGAGCATTACACGTGTAA
- a CDS encoding LuxR C-terminal-related transcriptional regulator produces MKYHRIKDFYKSIFASYDKPLLKEHIQKIIELDKVLPYSSTFFCVTNTQDLTFEYISKNFKACLGLEPAELKTNGMRYFWSRIHPDDIEGWLSALNQLMEFTLSEISLDKRERTNYTWNFRFKNADGIYVNIVQNTTPLAFDTEGKPIIGLAHYTVLHPSLKMEITASAKILNSQNEYETVYFNNYSQKLISKGVSNRERDVIRLLVLDFSSKEISEKLNISSHTVDTHRRNILKKLNISSTGELVGMLKMNTNLL; encoded by the coding sequence ATGAAATACCATCGAATTAAAGACTTCTACAAATCTATTTTTGCATCCTACGACAAACCTTTACTGAAAGAACATATTCAAAAAATTATAGAACTGGATAAAGTATTGCCATATAGTTCTACCTTTTTTTGTGTCACCAATACTCAGGATTTAACTTTTGAGTATATCAGTAAAAATTTTAAGGCTTGTTTGGGATTAGAACCAGCCGAATTAAAGACTAATGGTATGCGCTATTTTTGGAGTAGAATTCATCCAGATGATATTGAAGGGTGGCTCTCAGCGTTAAATCAACTCATGGAATTTACGCTAAGTGAGATTTCACTTGATAAAAGAGAACGTACAAATTACACCTGGAATTTTAGATTTAAAAATGCTGATGGTATTTATGTGAATATCGTTCAAAATACAACACCATTAGCATTTGATACAGAAGGGAAACCCATCATCGGACTGGCGCATTACACGGTTTTGCACCCTAGTCTTAAAATGGAAATCACTGCATCTGCAAAAATACTAAATAGTCAAAATGAATACGAAACTGTTTATTTTAATAATTACTCACAAAAATTAATAAGTAAGGGTGTGAGCAATAGAGAAAGAGATGTCATTAGACTTTTAGTTTTAGATTTTAGTAGTAAAGAGATTTCTGAAAAACTTAATATAAGTTCACATACCGTAGATACACATCGCAGAAATATCTTGAAAAAGCTCAATATCTCCTCTACAGGAGAACTTGTAGGTATGTTAAAAATGAATACAAACTTGCTTTAA
- a CDS encoding CPBP family intramembrane glutamic endopeptidase — MGTLGFVYVVFVLLRIERKKFKVASHLNWTHFMKRMSIQLIGIIVLTTMYTWFVDPSNLFNVIINKPLLWIIILFVYSLFSVYPQELIYRTFFFERYQSLFKNKYLFIVFNATLFSLAHIFFGNGLVMILTFVGGLLFAYTYKRTQSTLLVTIEHAIYGSWLFTVGMGNMLGFPS, encoded by the coding sequence ATGGGTACACTTGGCTTTGTGTATGTTGTATTTGTGCTTTTGCGTATTGAACGAAAAAAATTTAAAGTAGCTTCACATCTTAATTGGACCCATTTTATGAAACGTATGAGTATCCAACTGATAGGAATCATTGTTTTAACAACAATGTATACCTGGTTTGTGGATCCATCCAATCTATTCAATGTCATTATAAATAAACCATTGCTATGGATTATCATTCTATTTGTTTACAGCTTATTTTCAGTATATCCACAAGAATTGATTTATAGAACTTTCTTTTTTGAACGTTATCAATCGTTGTTTAAAAATAAATACCTCTTTATAGTATTCAATGCCACACTGTTTTCATTAGCGCATATTTTCTTCGGAAATGGGTTAGTGATGATCTTAACTTTTGTTGGTGGACTGCTTTTTGCATACACCTATAAACGCACGCAATCAACACTATTAGTCACTATCGAACATGCCATTTATGGCTCATGGTTATTTACTGTTGGGATGGGTAATATGTTAGGGTTTCCTAGTTAA
- a CDS encoding Lrp/AsnC family transcriptional regulator, translating into MPQLDAIDKKLICFLQEDSKQTNKELSNKLNLSVTAVYERIKKLEREGIISKYVALINKKVIDKAFVTFCSIKLVQHSKDYVVKFEMEVAKLDEVLECYHISGDYDYLLKVIVADMDEFREFMVKKLTTISHIGSTQSAFVINEVKHTTAIML; encoded by the coding sequence ATGCCACAACTTGATGCTATAGACAAAAAATTAATCTGTTTTCTACAAGAGGACAGTAAACAAACCAATAAAGAATTATCAAATAAATTAAACCTTTCGGTCACTGCGGTGTATGAACGTATAAAAAAGCTTGAGCGGGAAGGTATTATATCGAAATACGTCGCCTTAATTAATAAGAAAGTTATAGATAAGGCCTTCGTAACCTTTTGCAGTATTAAACTGGTTCAGCACAGTAAAGATTATGTTGTAAAGTTTGAGATGGAAGTCGCTAAATTGGATGAAGTCTTAGAATGCTATCACATTAGTGGTGATTATGATTACCTACTTAAAGTCATTGTTGCAGATATGGACGAATTTAGAGAATTCATGGTAAAAAAACTAACGACAATTAGTCACATTGGAAGCACCCAAAGTGCTTTTGTGATCAACGAAGTAAAGCATACGACAGCGATAATGTTATAA
- a CDS encoding aminotransferase class I/II-fold pyridoxal phosphate-dependent enzyme: MAFKPANSIQDLQYFGEFGGVNPSISDSSTYTFISAKTMFDTFEGNADGCYLYSRHSSPSNLYLGEALAAMEGTETANVSASGMGAITPVLMQLCGAGDHIVSSRTIYGGTYAFLKNFTPRFNIETSFVDITKLEVVEAAITENTKVLYCESVSNPLLEVADIEGLAEIAKRHNLKLIVDNTFSPLSISPAKLGADVVIHSLTKFINGSSDTVGGVVCGTQEFIDALRNVNDGASMLLGSTMDSLRAASVLKNLRTLHIRMQQHSLNASYLAEKFEQDGLTTVYPGLVSHPSHELFKTMMNEKYGFGGMLTIDVGSIEKANQLMEMMQEKNLGYLAVSLGFYKTLFSAPGSSTSSEIPEDEQEAMGLSDGLIRFSIGLDADIERTYQMMRECMENLNILDSHTETVGA, encoded by the coding sequence ATGGCTTTTAAACCCGCTAATAGCATACAAGACTTACAATATTTTGGAGAATTTGGAGGTGTAAACCCTTCAATTTCAGATTCATCTACCTATACGTTTATTTCGGCAAAAACAATGTTTGACACCTTCGAAGGTAATGCAGATGGCTGCTATTTATACTCACGTCATTCATCACCATCAAACCTTTATTTAGGGGAAGCTCTAGCCGCAATGGAAGGCACCGAAACCGCCAATGTATCGGCTTCAGGTATGGGCGCTATTACGCCAGTATTAATGCAACTTTGTGGTGCAGGAGATCATATTGTTTCAAGTCGCACAATTTACGGTGGAACTTATGCATTCTTAAAAAACTTTACACCTCGATTTAATATTGAAACCTCTTTTGTAGACATTACAAAACTTGAGGTCGTTGAAGCAGCGATAACAGAAAACACCAAAGTACTATACTGTGAATCTGTTAGTAATCCTTTACTAGAAGTTGCCGACATTGAAGGATTGGCAGAAATCGCTAAACGTCATAACCTTAAATTAATTGTTGATAATACCTTTTCGCCTTTATCTATTTCGCCTGCAAAATTAGGAGCTGATGTGGTGATTCATAGTCTTACAAAGTTTATTAATGGTTCTAGTGATACTGTTGGAGGTGTTGTTTGTGGTACACAAGAATTTATTGATGCTCTCAGAAATGTGAATGATGGTGCTTCTATGCTATTAGGATCTACAATGGATAGTTTACGAGCTGCTTCGGTACTTAAAAACTTAAGAACACTGCATATTCGTATGCAACAGCATAGTTTAAATGCCTCATATTTAGCTGAAAAATTTGAACAAGACGGATTAACAACAGTGTATCCAGGCTTAGTATCTCATCCTTCTCATGAGTTATTTAAAACCATGATGAATGAAAAATACGGGTTCGGAGGTATGCTTACCATTGATGTTGGTTCAATTGAAAAAGCAAACCAGCTTATGGAAATGATGCAAGAAAAAAACTTAGGCTATCTTGCTGTAAGTTTAGGATTCTACAAAACCTTATTTTCTGCACCTGGCAGTTCTACCTCTTCGGAAATTCCTGAAGACGAGCAAGAAGCTATGGGATTAAGTGATGGCTTGATTCGTTTTTCAATAGGTTTAGACGCTGATATTGAACGCACGTATCAAATGATGCGCGAGTGCATGGAAAACTTAAATATACTTGACAGTCATACAGAAACTGTCGGAGCTTAA